In Tachysurus fulvidraco isolate hzauxx_2018 chromosome 1, HZAU_PFXX_2.0, whole genome shotgun sequence, a single window of DNA contains:
- the ache gene encoding acetylcholinesterase → MKTLLLSIIFCIFFIHHSLTQSDSEFIVTTRLGRVQGLRLPMPDRSHVVAFLGIPFAEPPVGKKRFKPAEPKKPWNDVFEATDYSNACYQYVDTSYPGFPGTEMWNPNKIMSEDCLYLNVWVPASPRPHNLTVMVWIYGGGFYSGSSSLDVYDGRYLAHSEKVVVVSMNYRVGAFGFLALNGSSEAPGNVGLLDQRMALQWVQDNIQYFGGNPKQVTIFGESAGGASVGMHLLSPESRPKFTRAIMQSGVPNSPWATVSFDEARRRAIKLAKFVSCPDDDDAELVDCLRNKQPQELIDHEFRVLPYSSLFRFSFVPVIDGVVLPDTPDAMLSSGNFKDTQILLGVNQDEGSYFLIYGAPGFSKDNDSLISREDFLQGVRMSVPHANDIGLEAVILQYTDWLDEDNPLKNREAMDDIVGDHNVICPLQHFARSYANSAQQTGTTFQGNLGWANSGSASNSGPSQVSVYLYLFDHRASNLAWPEWMGVIHGYEIEFVFGLPLEKRLNYTAEEEKLSRRIMRYWANFARTGNPNINIDGSVESRRRWPLFTATEQKHVGLNTDAMKVHKGLKTQFCALWNRFLPRLLNITDNIDDAERQWKAEFHRWSSYMMHWKSQFDHYSKQERCTDL, encoded by the exons ATGAAGACCTTACTCCTCTcgattattttctgtattttctttattcatcaTTCCCTTACACAAAGCGACTCTGAGTTTATTGTAACAACTAGGTTAGGTCGTGTACAGGGTTTACGCTTGCCCATGCCAGATCGAAGCCATGTTGTTGCTTTTCTGGGTATTCCATTTGCAGAGCCTCCTGTAGGAAAAAAGCGTTTTAAGCCAGCTGAGCCTAAAAAGCCATGGAATGATGTGTTTGAAGCCACAGATTATTCCAATGCTTGCTACCAGTATGTGGACACTTCATATCCCGGCTTTCCTGGCACAGAAATGTGGAACCCCAACAAGATAATGAGTGAAGATTGTTTATACCTAAACGTGTGGGTTCCTGCTTCCCCTCGGCCACACAACCTCACAGTTATGGTATGGATATATGGTGGAGGCTTCTACAGTGGTTCTTCTTCTTTAGATGTCTATGATGGTCGCTATCTAGCACATTCTGAGAAGGTTGTGGTGGTATCTATGAACTATCGTGTGGGTGCATTTGGGTTTCTTGCCCTTAATGGCTCCTCTGAGGCTCCTGGAAATGTGGGACTGTTAGACCAGAGAATGGCACTCCAATGGGTCCAGgataatattcaatattttgGAGGAAATCCTAAGCAGGTGACCATTTTTGGGGAGAGTGCTGGTGGAGCCTCAGTTGGCATGCATCTTCTGTCTCCAGAGAGTCGCCCCAAATTCACTCGTGCCATTATGCAAAGTGGTGTGCCAAATAGCCCTTGGGCTACAGTCAGCTTTGATGAGGCTCGAAGAAGGGCCATCAAGCTGGCCAAATTTGTAAGCTgtcctgatgatgatgatgctgagcTTGTTGACTGCCTTAGGAACAAGCAACCACAGGAGCTTATTGACCATGAGTTCCGGGTACTCCCATATAGCAGCCTATTCCGTTTTTCGTTTGTTCCTGTGATTGATGGTGTGGTGCTCCCTGATACCCCTGACGCCATGTTGAGCTCAGGCAACTTTAAGGATACTCAAATTCTTTTGGGTGTAAACCAGGATGAAGGATCATATTTCTTGATTTATGGTGCACCAGGTTTCAGCAAGGACAATGATAGTCTGATATCAAGGGAGGATTTTCTACAAGGTGTTAGGATGAGTGTTCCACATGCTAATGATATTGGATTGGAGGCTGTTATACTTCAATACACAGACTGGTTGGATGAGGACAACCCTTTGAAAAACCGCGAGGCAATGGATGACATTGTGGGGGACCATAATGTAATCTGCCCTCTGCAGCACTTTGCAAGATCCTACGCCAACTCTGCCCAGCAGACAGGAACAACATTTCAAGGAAACCTTGGTTGGGCCAATTCAGGCTCAGCAAGCAACAGCGGCCCTTCACAAG TTTCTGTGTACCTCTACCTCTTTGACCATCGCGCTTCAAACCTGGCCTGGCCAGAATGGATGGGAGTGATCCATGGCTATGAAATTGAATTTGTGTTTGGGCTGCCATTGGAGAAGAGGCTTAACTACACTGCAGAAGAGGAGAAGCTCAGTCGACGTATAATGAGATACTGGGCTAATTTTGCTCGTACTGG CAATCCCAATATCAACATTGATGGATCCGTAGAGAGCCGACGGCGATGGCCTCTCTTCACAGCAACAGAGCAGAAGCATGTGGGCCTAAACACAGATGCAATGAAGGTGCACAAAGGGCTGAAAACACAGTTTTGTGCCCTGTGGAACCGGTTTCTGCCTCGTCTCCTTAATATAACTG ACaacattgatgatgctgaacgGCAATGGAAGGCAGAATTCCACCGCTGGAGCTCCTACATGATGCATTGGAAGAGCCAGTTCGACCACTACAGCAAGCAAGAGCGTTGTACAGATCTGTAG
- the zgc:92664 gene encoding chromatin complexes subunit BAP18 isoform X1, protein MTSASTKVGEIFSAAGAAFTKLGELTMQLHPVADSSPAGAKWTDTEIEMLRSAVRRFGDDLNTLSSVIKKRTVAQIKTTVKRKLYEDSGVPLSSDSPKKSTKKVPAATATPLPPTILTVPSQVVVSTGLQGPSTGSGSIKKPKTADVTLSALNDSDVNSDLVDIEGLGDSSATKKLNFDQESLNLDSSLIMNSSDLPLLSR, encoded by the exons ATGACCTCGGCATCAACAAAG GTTGGTGAGATCTTCTCTGCAGCAGGAGCTGCTTTTACTAAACTAGGAGAACTCACCATGCAGCTGCACCCGGTGGCAGACTCGAGTCCAGCAGG AGCTAAATGGACGGACACAGAGATTGAGATGCTCCGGTCAGCTGTTAGGCGTTTTGGTGACGACTTGAACACACTCAGCTCGGTCATCAAGAAGCGCACAGT GGCACAAATCAAGACCACAGTCAAGCGGAAGCTTTATGAAGACAGTGGAGTTCCTTTATCTTCTGACTCACCAAAGAAAAGCACCAAAAAGGTCCCAGCTGCCACGGCAACCCCTCTACCACCCACAATCCTAACCGTGCCATCTCAGGTCGTGGTGTCAACAGGATTACAGGGTCCTTCTACAGGTTCTGGTAGCATCAAGAAGCCAAAAACTGCAG ATGTTACTCTCAGTGCTCTGAATGATTCAGATGTAAACAGCGATCTTGTAGACATCGAGGGACTCGGTGACAGCTCTGCAACAAAAAAGCTCAACTTTGATCAAG AAAGTCTGAACCTTGACTCAAGTCTCATCATGAACTCCAGTGACCTGCCTCTTCTCTCCCGCTGA
- the zgc:92664 gene encoding chromatin complexes subunit BAP18 isoform X2, with protein MTSASTKVGEIFSAAGAAFTKLGELTMQLHPVADSSPAGAQIKTTVKRKLYEDSGVPLSSDSPKKSTKKVPAATATPLPPTILTVPSQVVVSTGLQGPSTGSGSIKKPKTADVTLSALNDSDVNSDLVDIEGLGDSSATKKLNFDQESLNLDSSLIMNSSDLPLLSR; from the exons ATGACCTCGGCATCAACAAAG GTTGGTGAGATCTTCTCTGCAGCAGGAGCTGCTTTTACTAAACTAGGAGAACTCACCATGCAGCTGCACCCGGTGGCAGACTCGAGTCCAGCAGG GGCACAAATCAAGACCACAGTCAAGCGGAAGCTTTATGAAGACAGTGGAGTTCCTTTATCTTCTGACTCACCAAAGAAAAGCACCAAAAAGGTCCCAGCTGCCACGGCAACCCCTCTACCACCCACAATCCTAACCGTGCCATCTCAGGTCGTGGTGTCAACAGGATTACAGGGTCCTTCTACAGGTTCTGGTAGCATCAAGAAGCCAAAAACTGCAG ATGTTACTCTCAGTGCTCTGAATGATTCAGATGTAAACAGCGATCTTGTAGACATCGAGGGACTCGGTGACAGCTCTGCAACAAAAAAGCTCAACTTTGATCAAG AAAGTCTGAACCTTGACTCAAGTCTCATCATGAACTCCAGTGACCTGCCTCTTCTCTCCCGCTGA